A region of Actinomycetota bacterium DNA encodes the following proteins:
- a CDS encoding IS3 family transposase (programmed frameshift) yields MKQRRHTPEQIIRKLREADRLLAEGQEVPEVAKALEISEATYHRWRAQYGGLKADDVRRLKELESENARLKRIVADKELQIEALKELGQGKLVSPARRRRAVEHLQRVFGVSQRWACQLVGQHRSTQRHQPVEPDRDRALRQQLRAFSRAHPRWGYRRAHAQLVGQGWVVNRKAVQRLWREEGLRVPVRRHKRQRLGTSTTPAARLAAEHPDHVWALDYQFDQTQDGRILKLLNVVDEYTREALTITVKRRIDADATVAVLDRLVAERGRPPRFIRCDNGPELTANALRDWCRFNQAGTSYIEPGSPWQNPYVESFGGRLRDELLAVEAFSSLLEAQVLVEDWRIEYNTLRPHSALSYLTPTDYAKTWTTNQPALS; encoded by the exons ATGAAGCAACGCCGCCACACCCCCGAGCAGATCATCCGCAAGCTCCGGGAGGCCGACCGGCTGCTGGCCGAGGGCCAAGAAGTCCCCGAGGTCGCCAAGGCGCTGGAGATCAGCGAGGCGACCTACCACCGCTGGCGGGCCCAATACGGCGGGCTCAAGGCCGACGACGTCCGCCGGCTCAAGGAGCTGGAGAGCGAGAACGCCCGGCTGAAGCGGATCGTGGCCGACAAGGAGCTGCAGATCGAAGCCTTGAAGGAGCTGG GGCAGGGGAAACTGGTGAGCCCGGCCCGCCGGCGCCGCGCCGTCGAGCACCTGCAGCGGGTGTTCGGCGTGTCGCAGCGGTGGGCGTGCCAGCTGGTCGGGCAACACCGCAGCACCCAACGTCACCAGCCGGTCGAGCCCGATCGGGACCGGGCCCTGCGTCAGCAGCTCCGTGCCTTCAGCCGGGCCCATCCCCGCTGGGGCTATCGCCGCGCCCACGCCCAGCTCGTCGGGCAGGGCTGGGTGGTCAACCGCAAGGCCGTCCAGCGGCTCTGGCGCGAGGAGGGCCTGCGGGTCCCGGTCCGACGCCACAAGCGGCAACGGCTGGGAACGTCGACCACGCCAGCGGCCCGGCTGGCCGCTGAGCATCCCGATCATGTGTGGGCGCTGGACTACCAGTTCGACCAGACCCAGGACGGTCGGATCCTCAAGCTGCTCAACGTCGTGGATGAGTACACCCGCGAGGCCCTGACCATCACCGTCAAGCGTCGGATCGACGCCGACGCCACCGTCGCTGTCCTTGACCGCCTGGTCGCCGAGCGCGGCCGGCCACCGCGGTTCATCCGCTGCGACAACGGCCCCGAACTCACCGCCAACGCCCTGCGCGACTGGTGCCGGTTCAACCAGGCCGGAACCAGCTACATCGAACCGGGCTCGCCCTGGCAGAACCCGTACGTGGAAAGCTTCGGCGGCCGGCTCCGCGACGAACTCCTCGCCGTCGAGGCCTTCAGCAGCCTGCTCGAGGCCCAGGTGCTGGTCGAGGACTGGCGCATCGAGTACAACACCCTCCGACCCCACAGCGCCCTGAGCTACCTGACCCCAACCGACTACGCCAAGACCTGGACCACCAACCAACCCGCACTCTCATAG